The genomic stretch CGTGAAAGCAGCGCTGCGCGGTGAAACGGTGGATTTACCCACCATCGATGCGATTTTCCATGAAGGTGCTTGCTCGGATACGACCGAGTGGGATGGGCACTACATGATGGAAAATAACTTCGAGTACTCCAAAGTGCTGCTCAACTACTGTGAAAAACTGGGCATTCCTTTTCTGTACGCGTCGTCGGCAGCGACCTACGGCGGCAGCGAGGTGTTCAAGGAAGCGCCGGAGCATGAAAAGCCGCTCAACGTGTACGGCTACTCCAAGCTGCTGTTCGATCAGCACGTGCGCTCGCGCTGGAACGAGCTGACCACGCAGGTGGTGGGCTTCCGTTACTTCAACGTTTACGGGCCGCGAGAGCAGCATAAAGGCAAGATGGCCAGCGTGGCGTACCACAACCATCTGCAGATCCGTAACGGTGAAACGCTGAAGCTGTTCGGTGCTTACGGCGGCTACGAGGCGGGCATGCAGAGCCGCGACTTCGTCTACGTGGGCGATGTGGTCGATGTAAATCTCTGGTTCCTGGATAACCCCAGTGCGTCGGGTATCTTCAATCTGGGCACTGGCCGCGCCGAGCCGTTCAAGGCGATTGGCGAAGCGGTCATCGACTTCTATGGCCAGGGCGAAATCGACTACATTCCGTTTCCTCAAGAGCTGAAAGGGCGCTACCAGAGCTACACCCGCGCTGACATTAGCAACCTGCGTGCGGCAGGCTGCGACGTGGAATTCAAAACCGTTGCCCAGGGCGTGAAAGCGTACTTGGAGTGGTTGAATGGCTAACTCTGCCAAGCGTCTGCTGGTCGTAGGGCCTTCCTGGGTCGGTGATATGGTCATGGCCCAAAGCCTATTCATGACCTTAAAAGCGCGCTACCCAGGTGCCACGCTGGGGGTAGTTGCCCCCGGCTGGTCACAGCCGATTCTCGAGCGTATGCCGCAGGTGGATGAAGTGCTGCCATTGGCAGTGGGCCACGGAGAGTTTGGACTGGCCAGCCGCCGGGAGCTGGCGGCCCGGCTACGGGGCCGTTTTGATCGTGCCATCGTGCTGCCACGCTCCTGGAAAGCAGCGCTGGTGCCGTTCATGGCGCGTATCCCCGAACGCGTGGGCTTCTTAGGCGAGCACCGCTACGGCTTGCTAAAAGAGCGTCGAAAACTCGACAAGCAGGTGCTGGATCAAACCGTCAAACGGTTTGTATCGCTGGGGCTGCCGTTGGAAGAGGCACAAAGCGGGCAGTTCACGATACCCAAGCCACGGCTCACCATCGACCGCGATAATTTGGTGAACTTGCGCCTGTCCCATGCGCTCTCCTCTCGACCTGCCATTGGCATGATGCCTGGCGCAGAGTATGGCCCCGCCAAACAGTGGCCGTTGGCGTACTTTCACGAACTGGCTGCCAAATTGATCAAGGAAGGCTTCGAGGTTCGAGTGCTGGGCGGGGCGAAAGATCATGCGGCAGGGCAGACCATCGTCAAAGGCCTGCCGCATGCGCATAATCTGTGCGGAAAGACCCAGCTGGCCGATGCCGTGGATTTGCTCGCCGATTGTCGTCAAGTGGTCACGAACGATTCGGGCCTGATGCACGTGGCAGCGGCCGTGGGCGTGCGCATCCATGCGCTGTATGGCTCGTCATCGCCCGCTTATACGCCGCCGCTGACGAGCAACGCCGAGATCCACTATCTGGGCCTCTCCTGTTCGCCATGCTTTCAGCGCACGTGCCCGTTAGGCCATACGAACTGCTTGAACGAGCTAGAAGTGGAGCGGGTATATCAGGCAATGCGAGCCGATCGCCATAACGCCAGCGGTGTCATCGTTAGCGCATGATCTCCATTTCATTGGCTTGGTCGGCAGGGGTTTCGGTGACTTGGTCAATGGCGTTCTCGTCAGGCTCGCGCCGTTGGGGCGTGAGTCCATCCCATAGGCGATGTTGCAGCGCGGTTTCCTCTCGTAGGCGCTCGTTTAGCGCTTGCAGTCCATGAATCTCGACCAGCGTAGGCTGGCTGCTGAGCAGCGAAGCGCCTAGCCCTGCGCGATGTTCCTCCAGCGGTAGCCCCATGGCGTCGAGGATCGTGGGGAAGACATCGAGCATGGTCGCGCCTCGGCGCACTCGCTGCGGGCGTATACCGTCGCCCAGCATGATGAGCGTATTGTCACGATCCAGCGCGGTGAGCTGATCCCACACCGATACGCGCATGGTGAGATGATCGCTGAGCACCACGACCAGCGTATTCTCCAATAGCCCCTCTTGTTCCAAACGCTCGATGAAGTCTCGTGCTTGGCGTGCAGAGCACTTCACCGAGTAGAGAATGTCCTGACCATCGAACGGGCCCTGGCGGTCCAGGCAGGTTTGCGAGGGAAAGCCGCTGGGCGCATGGCCCGCGATGCTTAAATTCACCACCGCCCAGGGGCCGTCGTCCTCGTCGCTCAAGCGGCGAATCTCGTCGGCGGTCACGTCGTATAGTGTGTCGTCATACAGCCCCCAGCTATTCACATACTCGGGGTCGTCGAGTTCAGGCAGCAGCTCCTCTTTGCCTTTTACGGTATCGAACTGGTGACCGCGATAGAAAAGGCCCTTGCCGGCAAACTGGGTGCTGGCCCCCCCAAAAAAGCTGAGCCGATAGCCCTGTCCGGCCAGTACGTCTCCTAGGCAGTCAACGCCGGGCACCACCTGATTGAGTGGCTCGAACTGACTATCGTGTAGCAGGCCTGCGGGCATGAGCGGCACGCCGCACTGGCTGGCAATCATTCCGGCCATGGTCCAACCGGTGTTCTCCATCTGATGAATCCCCTCAAACACCAGTCCGCGCTCGCCCAGCGCGGTCAAATCCGCGTACGCGTCGCCAAACAGCTCGTTGCTGTAGGTGCGCTCCATGCTTTCCAAATACATCAGCAGCAGGTTGGGGGAATCGGGCTGGTCGCTGGTTAGAGGAGCCACGTAGCGGCGGTCGAGCCACGCGCCGTCGTCCGTGACGATGGCAGCGCTGCGCTGACCGATGCCATAAAGCAGTGGATTGGCCGCCAGCAGCGCGATGGCGA from Halomonas meridiana encodes the following:
- the rfaD gene encoding ADP-glyceromanno-heptose 6-epimerase; the protein is MIVVTGGAGFIGANIVKALNARGRDDVMVVDDLRDGTKFVNLADCTLADYLDKDDFIARVKAALRGETVDLPTIDAIFHEGACSDTTEWDGHYMMENNFEYSKVLLNYCEKLGIPFLYASSAATYGGSEVFKEAPEHEKPLNVYGYSKLLFDQHVRSRWNELTTQVVGFRYFNVYGPREQHKGKMASVAYHNHLQIRNGETLKLFGAYGGYEAGMQSRDFVYVGDVVDVNLWFLDNPSASGIFNLGTGRAEPFKAIGEAVIDFYGQGEIDYIPFPQELKGRYQSYTRADISNLRAAGCDVEFKTVAQGVKAYLEWLNG
- the waaF gene encoding lipopolysaccharide heptosyltransferase II gives rise to the protein MANSAKRLLVVGPSWVGDMVMAQSLFMTLKARYPGATLGVVAPGWSQPILERMPQVDEVLPLAVGHGEFGLASRRELAARLRGRFDRAIVLPRSWKAALVPFMARIPERVGFLGEHRYGLLKERRKLDKQVLDQTVKRFVSLGLPLEEAQSGQFTIPKPRLTIDRDNLVNLRLSHALSSRPAIGMMPGAEYGPAKQWPLAYFHELAAKLIKEGFEVRVLGGAKDHAAGQTIVKGLPHAHNLCGKTQLADAVDLLADCRQVVTNDSGLMHVAAAVGVRIHALYGSSSPAYTPPLTSNAEIHYLGLSCSPCFQRTCPLGHTNCLNELEVERVYQAMRADRHNASGVIVSA
- a CDS encoding sulfatase-like hydrolase/transferase, which translates into the protein MSASRSLKLTPWLPLVVMGLSLGYAVTVLTRLPWWTLFLIAAVWIGIGIKLRWGAPLNARYRPMWPWSLAPLSLFSIYVYLADSFGNVDLGAVFFHLQAGMAEHGGAGKMLLALTYTVTVLAVLVSVTWLSRHDQRWRLTERFFAIALLAANPLLYGIGQRSAAIVTDDGAWLDRRYVAPLTSDQPDSPNLLLMYLESMERTYSNELFGDAYADLTALGERGLVFEGIHQMENTGWTMAGMIASQCGVPLMPAGLLHDSQFEPLNQVVPGVDCLGDVLAGQGYRLSFFGGASTQFAGKGLFYRGHQFDTVKGKEELLPELDDPEYVNSWGLYDDTLYDVTADEIRRLSDEDDGPWAVVNLSIAGHAPSGFPSQTCLDRQGPFDGQDILYSVKCSARQARDFIERLEQEGLLENTLVVVLSDHLTMRVSVWDQLTALDRDNTLIMLGDGIRPQRVRRGATMLDVFPTILDAMGLPLEEHRAGLGASLLSSQPTLVEIHGLQALNERLREETALQHRLWDGLTPQRREPDENAIDQVTETPADQANEMEIMR